A genomic window from Quercus lobata isolate SW786 chromosome 10, ValleyOak3.0 Primary Assembly, whole genome shotgun sequence includes:
- the LOC115965525 gene encoding CBBY-like protein, whose amino-acid sequence MASNTFSLSIAAVSSSAILLSNTKTSFTCQQPHERTFLSSSLIATRTSIYKDTSTTRPTSLRKGSRGFTCSASSSSSALPSALLFDCDGVLVDTEKDGHRISFNDTFKERELGVTWDVDLYGELLKIGGGKERMTAYFNKTGWPEKAPKSDEERKEFIASLHKRKTELFMALIEKKLLPLRPGVGKLIDQALDKGVKVAVCSTSNEKAVSAIVACLLGPERAGKIKIFAGDVVPRKKPDPAIYILAASTLGVDPSSCVVVEDSAIGLAAAKAAGMKCIITKSGYTAEEDFLNADAVFDCIGDPPEERFDLVFCGSLLEKQYVS is encoded by the exons ATGGCGTCAAACACCTTCTCTCTTTCCATAGCTGCAGTTTCTTCTTCAGCAATTTTGTTATCTAACACAAAGACCTCTTTTACTTGCCAACAACCCCATGAAAGAACCTTCTTATCATCTTCACTAATCGCTACAAGAACAAGTATCTATAAAGACACATCAACAACCAGACCAACAAGCTTGAGAAAGGGTTCTAGGGGATTCACTTGctcagcttcttcttcttcttcagctcTTCCATCAGCTCTTCTTTTTGACTGTGATGGTGTGCTTGTGGATACTGAGAAAGACGGGCATCGTATCTCTTTCAATGACACTTTCAAAGAA AGAGAACTGGGTGTCACATGGGATGTAGATTTGTACGGTGAGTTGCTTAAGATTGGAGGTGGAAAAGAAAG GATGACAGCCTACTTTAACAAGACAGGTTGGCCAGAAAAAGCTCCAAAGAGTGACGAAGAAAGAAAGGAGTTCATAGCTTCACTTCACAAGAGAAAGACAGAGTTATTCATGGCCCTCATTGAGAAAAAATTGCTCCCTCTTCGGCCGGGTGTTGGAAA GCTGATTGATCAGGCTTTAGACAAAGGAGTCAAAGTTGCTGTGTGCAGCACTTCAAATGAGAAGGCG GTATCTGCAATAGTAGCATGTTTGTTGGGACCTGAACGAGCAGGAAAAATCAAGATATTTGCCGGAGATGTGGTTCCCCGAAAAAAGCCTGATCCG GCCATCTACATATTAGCAGCCAGCACTCTAGGAGTTGATCCTTCAAG TTGTGTTGTGGTGGAGGACAGCGCCATTGGACTTGCAGCAGCCAAAGCTGCTGGAATGAAGTGTATCATAACAAAGAGCGG CTATACAGCCGAGGAAGACTTTTTAAATGCAGATGCAGTCTTTGACTGTATTGGAGATCCTCCAGAGGAACGGTTTGACTTGGTGTTTTGTGGAAGCCTCCTTGAGAAGCAATATGTTAGCTAG